A region from the Melioribacteraceae bacterium 4301-Me genome encodes:
- a CDS encoding aspartate carbamoyltransferase catalytic subunit, with the protein MPLSSKHLLGLHGVPREDIQLILDTATTFREILDRPIKKVPTLQGKTIVNLFYENSTRTRISFELAQKRLSADTVNFSTSGSSTKKGETFKDTVRNIEAMKVDMIVVRHQSAGVPKFLTRITNAIIINAGDGLHEHPTQGLLDMYSIREKFGKLEGLNVCIVGDIAHSRVALSNIFGLKTMGANVSICGPTTMIPFGIESLGVKVYYNINEAISNNDVLNVLRIQLERNAGERIPSLREYHKYFGITAERLEKFNKDIVILHPGPINRGVELSSEVADGPYQIILDQVTNGVAVRMAVLYLLGTMH; encoded by the coding sequence ATGCCTTTATCAAGTAAACATTTATTAGGATTACATGGGGTTCCTCGTGAGGATATACAATTAATTTTGGACACTGCTACTACTTTTAGAGAGATTCTCGATAGGCCCATAAAGAAAGTGCCTACACTGCAAGGTAAAACAATCGTAAATTTATTTTATGAGAATTCAACTCGAACGCGAATTTCCTTTGAGCTTGCTCAAAAAAGACTTTCAGCTGATACTGTTAATTTTTCAACTTCAGGCAGCAGCACGAAAAAAGGAGAAACATTTAAAGATACTGTTAGAAATATTGAAGCAATGAAAGTAGATATGATAGTCGTTCGTCATCAGTCTGCTGGAGTCCCAAAATTCCTCACTCGCATCACAAATGCTATCATTATAAATGCAGGCGATGGCTTACACGAACATCCAACTCAAGGCCTACTTGATATGTATTCCATTAGAGAAAAGTTTGGGAAATTGGAGGGTTTGAATGTTTGTATTGTAGGAGATATCGCTCATAGCAGAGTTGCACTTTCAAATATATTTGGACTTAAAACTATGGGTGCAAACGTTTCAATCTGCGGTCCCACAACAATGATCCCATTTGGTATAGAATCACTTGGTGTCAAAGTTTATTACAATATTAACGAGGCAATTTCAAACAATGATGTACTAAATGTTCTAAGAATTCAGCTTGAGCGAAATGCAGGAGAGAGGATCCCATCGTTAAGAGAATATCACAAATATTTTGGAATTACTGCAGAACGCTTAGAAAAATTTAACAAAGATATTGTAATTTTACACCCCGGCCCAATTAACAGAGGAGTTGAACTTTCATCCGAAGTAGCTGACGGACCATACCAAATAATCTTAGACCAAGTTACAAACGGCGTAGC
- a CDS encoding DUF5689 domain-containing protein, with the protein MLFSITNKLFIRAILFIFFIVLIPKIYSQDITPLRTIKTNDSDGMSTWVQAPSINVTGIVTSITELGTGTAGPGTIQDSETGIAIYGNFFSRDGGLKKGDSVIVYDVHVQAYNGLTELSYNPNSSVQIISSGHVVNPVEIKLADFSDGWDGFEKYESMLVMVKNVTFTDTATTFSLNGKSGWSYHITDGVDTVQFRIVRNTPYYIDKPIPKGLVNIVGIVSQYDASAPYNSGYEIFPIDSTSISPVTSVNFKHEIDNSYNLYQNYPNPFNPSTKIGYQLPVSGFVSLKVYDLLGREIATLVNENKLAGKYEATFNAEGLPSGIYIYRLTSGSKNLAKKMLLVK; encoded by the coding sequence ATGTTATTTTCTATAACAAACAAATTATTTATTAGAGCCATCCTATTTATCTTTTTCATAGTACTGATACCTAAAATTTATTCTCAGGATATTACGCCTTTGAGAACTATAAAAACAAATGATTCTGATGGCATGTCTACTTGGGTGCAGGCACCTTCAATAAATGTGACTGGTATTGTAACCTCAATTACAGAATTAGGTACAGGTACAGCAGGACCCGGCACAATTCAAGATTCTGAGACGGGTATTGCAATATATGGTAATTTTTTTTCCAGGGATGGTGGACTCAAAAAAGGCGACTCTGTAATTGTTTATGATGTTCATGTTCAGGCATACAATGGTTTAACGGAACTTTCGTACAACCCTAATAGTTCTGTGCAAATTATTTCTAGTGGACATGTAGTTAATCCAGTAGAAATTAAATTAGCTGACTTTAGTGATGGCTGGGATGGTTTTGAAAAGTACGAAAGTATGTTGGTAATGGTAAAAAATGTAACATTTACTGATACGGCAACCACATTCAGTTTGAATGGCAAAAGCGGCTGGAGTTATCATATTACTGATGGTGTTGATACAGTCCAATTTCGTATAGTTAGGAATACTCCATATTATATAGACAAACCTATACCAAAAGGACTAGTAAATATTGTCGGTATTGTTTCGCAATATGATGCTTCAGCGCCTTATAATAGTGGCTATGAAATTTTCCCCATTGATTCAACAAGCATTTCACCAGTTACATCAGTTAATTTTAAACATGAGATTGATAATTCTTACAACCTTTATCAAAATTATCCAAATCCATTTAACCCATCTACAAAAATTGGTTACCAGCTTCCGGTAAGCGGTTTTGTAAGTCTTAAGGTGTACGACCTTCTTGGAAGAGAGATTGCTACATTGGTAAATGAAAATAAATTAGCAGGGAAGTATGAGGCAACTTTTAATGCAGAGGGACTTCCGAGCGGAATTTATATTTATA
- the pyrR gene encoding bifunctional pyr operon transcriptional regulator/uracil phosphoribosyltransferase PyrR has translation MEIKAKIIDETGLQRTITRLAHEILERNKGSKNLVLIGMRTRGEFICNRISDKIKEIDNSEPPKGILDVTLYRDDFRTRLKQPEVSVTSITFDINEKDIILIDDVLYTGRTVRAALDALMDLGRPNTIQLCVLVDRGHRELPIRADFVGKNIPTSLNEEIKVKLKEIDGEDAVYLVNAPKQ, from the coding sequence ATGGAAATAAAAGCTAAAATCATTGATGAAACTGGCCTTCAAAGAACAATAACACGTTTAGCACATGAAATTCTTGAACGTAACAAAGGTTCAAAAAATCTTGTACTAATTGGAATGCGTACAAGAGGCGAATTTATTTGTAATAGAATTTCTGATAAAATAAAAGAAATAGATAATAGCGAGCCACCTAAAGGCATACTTGATGTAACATTATATCGTGATGATTTTAGAACAAGACTAAAGCAACCGGAAGTTTCAGTTACAAGTATTACCTTCGATATTAATGAAAAGGATATAATATTAATTGATGATGTACTTTACACGGGCAGGACAGTCAGAGCTGCGTTAGATGCTTTAATGGATCTTGGAAGACCAAATACAATTCAACTTTGTGTATTAGTTGACAGAGGACATAGAGAATTACCAATAAGAGCAGACTTTGTAGGGAAAAACATCCCTACTTCACTAAATGAAGAAATAAAAGTTAAACTAAAAGAAATAGACGGCGAAGACGCAGTATATCTAGTTAATGCACCAAAACAATAA